One window from the genome of Natronomonas pharaonis DSM 2160 encodes:
- a CDS encoding SRPBCC family protein, whose amino-acid sequence MKAEATTIVDRPRPAVFEFMDVPENQARISPRLTRVETLGTLDNGGKRASYTYRLFGSRFTGEVRGVVHEPPERIRFEMRGDIEGTIEWTFEPAEDGTRVTYSAEYDLGLPAVVEALCSPLVRRFNQREVEATLDSLRKQV is encoded by the coding sequence ATGAAGGCGGAAGCGACCACCATCGTCGACCGCCCGCGCCCGGCCGTTTTCGAGTTTATGGACGTGCCGGAGAACCAAGCACGCATCTCGCCGCGGCTGACACGCGTCGAGACGCTGGGGACGCTGGACAACGGCGGCAAGCGCGCGAGCTACACCTACCGGCTCTTCGGGAGCCGATTCACCGGCGAGGTTCGTGGCGTCGTCCACGAACCGCCCGAACGCATCCGATTCGAGATGCGCGGTGACATCGAAGGCACTATCGAATGGACCTTCGAGCCGGCCGAGGACGGCACGCGCGTCACCTACAGCGCGGAGTACGACCTCGGGTTGCCAGCCGTCGTTGAAGCGCTCTGTTCGCCGCTCGTGCGGCGCTTCAACCAGCGCGAGGTCGAGGCGACGCTCGATTCGCTCCGCAAACAGGTTTAA
- a CDS encoding bacteriorhodopsin — protein sequence MTETLPPVTESAVALQAEVTQRELFEFVLNDPLLASSLYINIALAGLSILLFVFMTRGLDDPRAKLIAVSTILVPVVSIASYTGLASGLTISVLEMPAGHFAEGSSVMLGGEEVDGVVTMWGRYLTWALSTPMILLALGLLAGSNATKLFTAITFDIAMCVTGLAAALTTSSHLMRWFWYAISCACFIVVLYILLVEWAQDAKAAGTADIFSTLKLLTVVMWLGYPIVWALGVEGVAVLPVGYTSWAYSALDIVAKYIFAFLLLNYLTSNEGVVSGSILDVPSASGAPADD from the coding sequence ATGACTGAGACATTGCCACCGGTAACGGAATCGGCTGTTGCGCTACAGGCGGAGGTGACCCAGAGGGAGCTGTTCGAGTTCGTTCTCAACGACCCCCTCCTCGCCAGTTCGCTGTATATTAATATCGCACTGGCAGGGCTGTCGATACTGCTTTTCGTGTTCATGACGCGCGGACTCGACGACCCACGGGCGAAGCTCATCGCCGTTTCGACGATTTTGGTGCCGGTGGTCTCTATCGCGAGTTACACCGGCCTTGCATCGGGGCTCACCATCAGCGTCCTTGAGATGCCAGCCGGCCACTTCGCCGAGGGGTCCTCGGTGATGCTCGGCGGCGAAGAGGTAGACGGCGTCGTGACGATGTGGGGCCGCTATCTGACGTGGGCCCTGTCGACACCGATGATACTGCTGGCGCTTGGGCTGCTCGCTGGCTCTAACGCCACGAAGCTCTTTACCGCCATCACCTTCGACATCGCGATGTGTGTCACCGGCCTCGCAGCCGCGCTGACGACCTCTTCGCACCTGATGCGGTGGTTCTGGTACGCTATCAGCTGTGCGTGTTTCATCGTCGTCCTCTACATCCTGCTCGTTGAGTGGGCACAGGACGCCAAGGCTGCCGGTACTGCGGATATCTTCAGCACGCTGAAGCTGCTGACTGTCGTCATGTGGCTCGGCTACCCCATCGTGTGGGCGCTGGGTGTCGAAGGCGTTGCTGTCCTTCCGGTCGGCTACACCTCGTGGGCCTACAGCGCACTCGACATCGTCGCGAAGTACATCTTCGCGTTCCTGCTGCTCAACTACCTCACGTCGAACGAGGGCGTCGTCTCCGGCTCGATACTCGACGTGCCGTCCGCGTCGGGCGCTCCCGCTGACGACTGA
- a CDS encoding pyridoxamine 5'-phosphate oxidase family protein: MDVVENTLGASIDAFLSRPLFGHLATHHPDGPRESPVWYLWEDDTAWVLGDSATDTFPARIEQEPACALGVVDFDAERGLVQHVGIRGRGSVEAFNRDRAERLLARYLGADRSGWDRRFADYIADPTETALLVRVEPETVVARDQSYAPAPVG, encoded by the coding sequence ATGGATGTCGTCGAGAACACGCTCGGTGCGAGCATCGACGCCTTTCTTTCGCGGCCGCTGTTCGGCCACCTCGCTACCCACCACCCCGACGGTCCCCGTGAGTCTCCTGTCTGGTATCTCTGGGAGGACGACACTGCCTGGGTGCTCGGCGACAGCGCGACTGATACGTTCCCAGCGCGCATCGAGCAGGAGCCTGCCTGCGCGCTCGGCGTCGTCGACTTCGACGCCGAGCGCGGGCTCGTCCAGCACGTCGGCATCCGCGGCCGCGGCTCCGTCGAAGCCTTCAACCGAGACCGGGCCGAGCGGCTGCTGGCGCGGTATCTCGGTGCCGACCGGAGCGGCTGGGACCGCCGCTTTGCGGACTACATCGCCGACCCGACAGAGACGGCGCTTTTGGTCCGGGTAGAGCCAGAAACGGTGGTCGCCCGCGACCAGTCGTATGCGCCAGCCCCGGTCGGCTAG
- a CDS encoding bifunctional nuclease family protein, whose amino-acid sequence MAHKATVHGLGVSVDEDDDSEEGPPVVVLHARDEALPIFISEDQAKSISHALDDEPFQRPLTHDLFIEMLTEFGGAIDRVRIDDLADSTFLAKIDGERYSDGERTTVTFDARPSDAIAVALRVDCPILIGDEVLDEAGQPQDTFEVR is encoded by the coding sequence ATGGCACACAAAGCGACCGTTCACGGGCTCGGCGTCAGCGTCGACGAAGACGACGACAGCGAGGAGGGGCCACCGGTCGTCGTCCTACATGCCAGAGACGAGGCGCTTCCCATCTTCATCAGCGAAGACCAAGCGAAATCGATATCGCACGCACTCGATGACGAACCGTTCCAGCGGCCGCTCACACACGACCTGTTCATCGAGATGCTCACCGAGTTCGGCGGCGCAATCGACCGCGTCCGCATCGACGACCTCGCGGACAGTACATTCCTCGCGAAAATCGACGGCGAACGGTATTCGGACGGCGAGCGTACGACGGTGACCTTCGACGCCCGGCCAAGCGATGCTATCGCCGTCGCCCTCCGGGTCGACTGTCCGATTCTTATCGGCGATGAGGTCCTCGACGAGGCCGGACAGCCACAGGATACGTTTGAGGTCCGATAG
- a CDS encoding DUF7556 family protein, translated as MRDIHDVAAVGRTESIQESYDYCEGESAFIIADTATDDAWVAISRGDEAAVEEWR; from the coding sequence ATGCGGGACATCCACGATGTCGCGGCGGTGGGCCGGACCGAGAGCATCCAGGAGTCCTACGACTACTGCGAGGGGGAGTCGGCCTTCATCATTGCCGATACCGCGACCGACGACGCATGGGTGGCGATTTCGCGCGGCGACGAGGCTGCCGTCGAGGAGTGGCGGTAG
- a CDS encoding APC family permease translates to MPTDLKRDLGLPETTAIAIGAMVGSGIFILPGIAYLEAGGPSVVAAFLVAAVLIVPAALSASEMATAMPEDGGSYVYVERGMGPLLGTIAGLGNWFMLSFKGALALVGGVPYLVYVAPAIADATVPIVGDPVIALALAIATGFIVLNLVSTSSTGRLQFFIVGVMVVVMGAFVLLGGRHVDPAQTDGLTAVGEGNFLAATALVFISYAGVIKIAAVAEEVKDPGRVIPQAMLGSLLVTTLLYVLVVYVAIGIVDVDAAIGQGLLAADGEGAIMAIAADQAIGTVGVIAVTVAALLALASTANAGLLSASRFPFAMARDDLAPSAFATVSERFGTPVLAVATTGAVMLVMIAYLPIDQVAKLGSAFQILVFILVNLALVGFREGALEEYNPEFVSPLYPWMQLFGMASGFVVLTQIGLFPFAAAVAVTGVSVVYYYAYARHRVDREGAARTGVRKEVGDRAIERTEELFADDRTYDALVAITDETSEPGARDMLRVAADLSRLGSTHVSAVRFSETPQHVFGGHAPDVAQADDPDWLPFDERPEWLAAATRAGGGPEQSSITAGSLPQTDTATEATLEAAAGTAVDYREVTAENVRQAVVDFATFEGYDLLLLERRREDFHRRLFGVGDTEWFLRNAPCGVLLVEDRGFDGADEIAVVASRGAYDPLKLLVADAIAEETGARITLLQAVPEAAPEQRREAIEDYHAALISILTVPAQSRVIEADDRVAGLARFAEPADLLVTGTEARGFGGELLGRPDDRLVDSVDCTAVMVQPESERRVGFLKRAVLDRLF, encoded by the coding sequence ATGCCGACGGATTTGAAACGTGACCTCGGACTGCCGGAGACGACCGCCATCGCTATCGGCGCGATGGTCGGCAGCGGCATCTTCATCCTCCCCGGCATCGCATATCTCGAAGCCGGCGGCCCGTCCGTCGTCGCCGCGTTTCTGGTTGCCGCCGTTCTCATCGTTCCGGCGGCGCTTTCGGCCTCGGAGATGGCGACGGCGATGCCCGAAGACGGCGGCTCGTACGTCTACGTCGAGCGCGGGATGGGGCCGCTCTTGGGCACTATCGCCGGCCTCGGAAACTGGTTCATGCTGTCGTTCAAGGGCGCACTCGCGCTCGTTGGCGGGGTGCCGTATCTCGTCTATGTCGCTCCCGCGATAGCCGACGCAACGGTCCCGATTGTTGGCGACCCGGTAATCGCACTCGCGCTGGCGATTGCGACCGGGTTCATCGTGCTGAATCTCGTCAGCACGTCGAGTACCGGACGGCTGCAGTTCTTCATCGTCGGCGTGATGGTCGTGGTGATGGGTGCGTTCGTTCTTCTCGGCGGTCGCCACGTCGACCCGGCACAGACGGACGGACTGACGGCAGTCGGTGAAGGGAACTTCCTCGCGGCGACAGCGCTCGTCTTCATCTCGTATGCTGGCGTTATCAAGATAGCCGCCGTCGCCGAGGAAGTCAAAGACCCCGGCCGAGTCATCCCGCAGGCGATGCTCGGGTCGCTGCTTGTTACTACCCTTCTCTATGTGCTGGTGGTCTACGTCGCTATCGGTATCGTCGATGTCGATGCCGCCATCGGACAGGGACTGCTCGCAGCCGACGGGGAAGGCGCTATCATGGCCATCGCCGCCGACCAGGCAATCGGGACCGTCGGCGTCATCGCCGTCACCGTGGCTGCGCTTTTGGCGTTGGCCTCGACGGCGAACGCCGGCCTGCTTTCGGCCTCGCGGTTTCCCTTCGCGATGGCTCGCGATGACCTCGCCCCCTCGGCGTTTGCGACGGTTAGCGAACGGTTCGGGACACCGGTGTTGGCCGTTGCGACGACCGGCGCGGTGATGCTGGTTATGATTGCGTATCTCCCAATCGACCAGGTGGCGAAGCTGGGCAGTGCCTTCCAGATTCTCGTCTTCATACTCGTCAATCTCGCCTTAGTCGGGTTTCGCGAAGGCGCTCTCGAAGAGTACAACCCGGAGTTCGTCTCCCCGTTGTACCCGTGGATGCAGCTTTTCGGCATGGCCAGCGGCTTCGTCGTGCTCACACAGATCGGATTGTTTCCCTTCGCCGCCGCGGTGGCTGTGACTGGCGTTTCGGTCGTCTACTACTACGCCTATGCCCGGCACCGAGTCGACCGTGAGGGGGCCGCCCGGACCGGCGTCCGAAAGGAGGTCGGCGACCGCGCCATCGAGCGGACCGAGGAACTCTTCGCCGACGACCGAACATACGACGCGCTCGTGGCTATCACCGACGAAACAAGCGAGCCCGGTGCGCGTGATATGCTCCGGGTCGCGGCCGACCTCTCCCGGCTCGGCTCGACGCACGTTTCGGCGGTCCGGTTCAGCGAAACCCCACAGCACGTTTTCGGCGGTCACGCCCCCGATGTCGCACAAGCCGACGACCCTGACTGGCTCCCCTTCGATGAGCGCCCCGAATGGCTCGCCGCGGCGACTCGGGCCGGCGGCGGCCCCGAACAGAGCAGTATCACGGCCGGGAGCCTCCCACAGACTGACACGGCTACCGAAGCAACGCTCGAAGCGGCGGCCGGCACGGCGGTCGACTACCGTGAGGTGACCGCTGAGAATGTCAGGCAGGCAGTCGTCGATTTCGCCACGTTCGAGGGCTACGACCTGCTGCTCTTGGAACGACGCCGCGAGGATTTCCACCGGCGGCTGTTCGGCGTCGGCGACACCGAGTGGTTCCTCAGAAACGCACCCTGTGGGGTGTTGCTCGTCGAGGACCGTGGCTTCGACGGCGCAGATGAAATTGCCGTCGTCGCTTCCCGTGGGGCGTACGACCCGCTGAAGCTGCTCGTCGCCGACGCCATCGCTGAGGAAACCGGCGCGCGGATAACGCTGCTGCAGGCCGTACCCGAAGCCGCCCCCGAACAGCGGCGGGAGGCAATCGAGGATTACCACGCCGCGCTCATCTCGATACTGACAGTGCCAGCCCAGTCCCGAGTTATCGAGGCCGACGACCGGGTTGCGGGGCTGGCACGGTTCGCCGAGCCGGCTGACCTGCTCGTGACGGGGACGGAGGCCCGCGGCTTTGGTGGGGAGCTACTCGGCCGACCGGACGACCGGTTGGTCGATAGCGTCGACTGTACGGCCGTGATGGTTCAGCCGGAAAGCGAGCGACGGGTCGGGTTCCTCAAGCGGGCGGTGCTCGACAGGCTGTTTTAA
- a CDS encoding DUF192 domain-containing protein: MRVVHETDGGGRPLATKVDVADSLVSQGLGLMFRRSIPDDYALVFPFDEAAPRTLHMVFVPFDIDAIWLEAGDVRAVERLGGWTGYGRAVADTVIELPAGAADAVSVGDRVRIDGLTG, from the coding sequence GTGCGCGTTGTTCACGAAACCGACGGCGGGGGGCGGCCGCTGGCGACTAAGGTCGATGTCGCTGACAGTCTCGTCAGTCAGGGCCTCGGCCTGATGTTTCGGCGGTCGATACCCGACGATTACGCGCTCGTGTTTCCGTTCGATGAGGCGGCCCCACGAACGCTACATATGGTCTTTGTGCCATTCGACATCGACGCCATCTGGCTCGAAGCCGGCGACGTGCGGGCTGTCGAGCGGCTCGGGGGCTGGACCGGCTACGGCCGTGCCGTCGCAGACACGGTCATCGAGCTGCCGGCGGGGGCGGCCGATGCGGTTTCGGTCGGTGACCGCGTCCGCATCGACGGACTCACAGGCTGA
- a CDS encoding PAS domain-containing protein yields MDGTGPPTEIACLYVDDDAALAELTQEFLERERETITVETVSSASEALDRIDDTEYDVVVSDYQMPEMDGLEFLETLREDRGNDVPFIIFTGQGREEVAMEALNLGADRYLQKGGDPTAQYGVLARAIEQAVAHRQASERLEEQNRRLDITLESIGDAVIATDADGRVERLNDVAESLTGWDRADAAGRPLEEVFDIISEETRQPAENPVEQVLDSGESVDLANGTVLISKTGEERYIADSAAPITDNGDEIRGVVLVFRDVTDEYEAQRRKERQRETVVDLSTAPSVVDGEFEAACRQITERAAAVLGVERASVWLLDGDELVCRDCYRRPDDAHTSGRRLDADCHGAYVEAIEARRSLAIEDVDADERLSSLRDQYLQPNGVESLLDGTIRSRGEVVGIVSCESTTEQRDWRDDEVRFVAELADRVRQALLNDAESGDELTRKDERLRHLFEQSPLAVIEWTRDFCVDRWNSRAEELFGYTTAEAVGRHASFIIPGGIEPEVQAHWETLLDEGENRSRVNENSRKDGGTVVCEWHNRPITDDGEVVGVLSLVRDVTEEREQSRQFRALVENTNEAVFIKDTEGRYEFINEAGADYFDADPSDIVGTHDGDLFDLDDDRRLLEADREVLSSEEPVAEEQTYRIDGEEYVFLSERRPHYDEYGNLRGLVGISRDVTDRKRTETVLAAVHAVATDTDRPFDERATELIDTLREALGLSGGRLIRVQENEPCNEAVVAAGTAATVVHADVPFEETLCGRVVADEEPLATDDLAGAGGKAETAGCHLGTPVYADGSLWGVLCLTAPEPRPTPFSSTERRLVELVAEWLGQELSEREKRRELRRRNEALEDIIDVLSHDIQSPLSAARGRLDLAGDSEHVDRAARLLEDIDVLVEDALTLAQQGWEISATEPQNLAAVTRRVWQRLDADEATLVVADDEPLEVAADESALELLLQNLLGNATEHGGEGVTVTVGCVNDCDTFYVEDDGPGIDRADREQVFEHGYTTAGDGTGLGLTIVQRIADAHGWSVTVTESDAGGARFEISGCDSLSL; encoded by the coding sequence ATGGATGGAACTGGCCCGCCGACCGAGATAGCGTGTCTCTACGTCGACGACGACGCCGCACTCGCCGAACTGACACAGGAGTTCTTGGAGCGAGAACGAGAGACGATTACTGTCGAAACGGTATCGAGTGCGTCCGAGGCGCTCGATAGGATAGACGACACCGAGTACGATGTCGTCGTCTCCGACTATCAGATGCCCGAAATGGACGGGCTGGAGTTTCTCGAAACATTGCGGGAGGACCGTGGCAACGACGTCCCGTTTATCATTTTTACCGGACAGGGACGTGAGGAAGTCGCCATGGAGGCGCTGAACCTCGGTGCCGACCGCTATCTCCAGAAGGGTGGCGACCCGACAGCCCAGTACGGCGTTCTCGCACGGGCAATCGAACAGGCCGTTGCCCACCGACAGGCCAGCGAGCGCCTCGAAGAGCAGAACCGCCGACTCGACATCACGCTCGAATCGATAGGCGATGCGGTCATCGCAACTGACGCCGACGGTCGCGTTGAGCGGCTCAACGACGTTGCGGAATCGCTGACCGGCTGGGACCGCGCGGATGCCGCCGGTCGGCCCCTGGAGGAAGTCTTCGATATTATCTCCGAGGAGACCCGACAGCCCGCCGAAAATCCCGTCGAGCAGGTCCTCGACAGCGGTGAGTCTGTCGACCTAGCTAACGGCACGGTGCTCATCTCGAAGACGGGCGAGGAACGCTATATCGCCGACAGCGCTGCGCCGATAACCGACAACGGCGACGAGATACGCGGCGTCGTTCTCGTCTTTCGCGACGTAACAGACGAGTATGAGGCCCAACGGCGAAAAGAGCGACAGCGGGAGACGGTTGTCGACCTTTCGACGGCCCCATCGGTCGTCGACGGGGAGTTCGAGGCCGCCTGTCGACAAATCACCGAACGGGCGGCTGCCGTCCTCGGTGTTGAGCGGGCGAGCGTCTGGTTGCTGGACGGCGACGAACTCGTCTGCCGGGACTGTTATCGTCGGCCTGACGATGCGCATACGAGCGGTCGGCGGCTGGACGCTGATTGCCACGGGGCGTACGTCGAGGCCATCGAGGCGAGACGGTCGCTGGCAATCGAGGATGTCGACGCCGACGAACGGCTATCGAGTCTTCGTGACCAGTATCTACAGCCGAACGGCGTCGAATCGCTGCTCGATGGGACTATCCGCTCCCGCGGAGAGGTCGTCGGCATCGTCAGCTGTGAGTCGACCACAGAGCAGCGCGACTGGCGTGACGACGAGGTGCGGTTCGTCGCCGAACTCGCAGACCGGGTGCGGCAGGCGCTGTTGAACGATGCGGAAAGCGGAGACGAACTGACGCGGAAAGACGAGCGGCTCCGCCACCTCTTCGAGCAGTCCCCGCTGGCGGTCATCGAGTGGACACGCGATTTCTGTGTCGACCGCTGGAACAGCCGCGCCGAGGAGCTTTTCGGCTACACGACCGCCGAAGCGGTCGGCCGGCACGCCTCGTTCATTATTCCGGGCGGCATCGAGCCGGAGGTGCAGGCCCACTGGGAGACGCTACTCGACGAAGGTGAAAACCGTTCCCGAGTCAACGAAAACAGCAGGAAAGACGGTGGGACGGTCGTCTGCGAGTGGCACAACCGCCCGATAACGGATGACGGCGAAGTCGTTGGTGTGCTCTCGTTGGTCCGGGACGTGACCGAAGAGCGCGAACAGAGCCGGCAGTTCCGGGCGCTGGTCGAGAACACGAACGAGGCTGTCTTCATCAAAGACACTGAGGGCCGCTATGAGTTCATCAACGAGGCGGGGGCGGACTACTTCGACGCCGACCCCTCGGATATCGTCGGCACGCACGACGGCGACCTCTTCGACCTCGACGACGACCGGCGGCTCTTGGAGGCCGACCGTGAGGTATTGTCGAGCGAAGAGCCGGTTGCGGAAGAACAGACCTATCGTATCGACGGCGAGGAATACGTCTTCCTCAGTGAGCGGCGGCCGCATTACGACGAGTACGGTAACCTTCGGGGACTGGTCGGCATCAGCCGCGATGTCACAGACAGAAAGCGGACCGAAACGGTCCTTGCGGCTGTCCATGCCGTAGCCACCGACACCGACCGCCCGTTCGACGAACGCGCAACCGAGCTTATCGACACACTCCGGGAGGCGCTTGGACTTTCCGGCGGTCGACTTATACGCGTCCAAGAAAACGAGCCGTGCAACGAGGCTGTGGTCGCGGCCGGAACGGCTGCTACGGTGGTCCATGCTGACGTGCCGTTCGAGGAGACACTCTGTGGCCGCGTCGTCGCTGACGAGGAGCCGCTGGCGACTGATGACCTCGCCGGAGCGGGGGGCAAAGCGGAGACGGCCGGCTGCCATCTCGGCACGCCGGTTTACGCCGACGGCTCGCTGTGGGGCGTCCTCTGCTTGACCGCCCCGGAGCCGCGGCCGACGCCGTTTTCAAGCACCGAACGGCGGCTCGTCGAACTCGTCGCGGAGTGGCTCGGCCAGGAACTGAGCGAACGGGAAAAGCGCCGGGAGCTCCGACGGCGGAACGAGGCGCTCGAAGACATCATCGATGTCCTCTCACACGACATCCAGTCGCCGCTGTCTGCCGCCCGCGGCCGCCTCGACCTCGCGGGTGACAGCGAGCACGTCGACCGCGCCGCGAGGTTGCTCGAAGACATCGACGTGCTCGTCGAGGACGCGCTAACGCTTGCCCAGCAAGGCTGGGAGATATCGGCGACGGAACCGCAGAACCTCGCCGCCGTCACCCGGCGCGTCTGGCAGCGACTCGACGCGGACGAGGCGACGCTTGTCGTTGCCGACGACGAACCGCTGGAGGTGGCCGCTGATGAGAGTGCGCTCGAACTCCTGCTGCAGAACCTGCTGGGAAACGCCACCGAGCACGGCGGCGAGGGCGTGACCGTTACCGTCGGCTGTGTGAACGACTGCGATACCTTCTACGTTGAAGACGATGGCCCCGGTATCGACCGTGCGGACCGCGAGCAGGTCTTCGAACACGGCTATACGACCGCCGGCGACGGCACGGGGCTCGGGCTGACGATTGTACAGCGAATCGCTGACGCCCATGGCTGGTCTGTGACGGTGACAGAAAGCGATGCGGGCGGCGCACGCTTCGAAATCAGCGGTTGTGACTCGCTCAGCCTGTGA
- a CDS encoding DUF7097 family protein: MEETPQGTPVGVEDPYAVVERCDFLTDDGRCRAAVDGDAAAAAFVGGERDDGRCPAADPEGGHSWSDCPSFRARQRSRTCRRCGLAERRLAHDDERPLLEEHHLRYPDDKRREHSHEITVYLCRWCHSKVHAGSRIDDDADPDPEALAEAARRRKREQTELGFESAADRYGEDG; encoded by the coding sequence ATGGAGGAGACGCCGCAGGGGACACCGGTCGGCGTTGAGGACCCCTACGCCGTCGTCGAGCGGTGTGATTTTCTGACCGACGACGGCCGTTGCCGTGCTGCCGTCGACGGTGATGCGGCCGCGGCGGCGTTCGTCGGCGGCGAGCGCGATGACGGGCGGTGTCCGGCCGCCGACCCGGAGGGTGGTCACTCGTGGAGCGACTGCCCGTCCTTTCGGGCCAGACAGCGGTCCCGAACCTGCCGACGCTGTGGGCTGGCCGAGCGGCGGCTCGCTCACGACGACGAGCGGCCGCTGCTGGAGGAACATCATCTCCGATACCCCGACGACAAACGCCGCGAACACAGCCACGAAATAACGGTCTATCTCTGCCGGTGGTGTCACTCGAAGGTCCATGCCGGGAGCCGTATTGACGACGACGCCGACCCGGACCCCGAAGCGCTCGCCGAAGCGGCGCGCAGGCGCAAGCGAGAGCAGACTGAACTGGGATTCGAGTCGGCCGCGGACCGCTACGGGGAGGACGGCTGA
- a CDS encoding (R)-citramalate synthase produces MTTLFGDHPATAPLEDQDVQFLDTTLRDGEQAPGISLTPEEKADIARELDAANVSVIEAGSACTGPGERETIARVADLGLDARVTSFARGVKNDIDLAVDCGVDGVNLVVPASDRHVEQKVDTTHDAVVEKTVELVEYATDHGLWVEVLGEDGSRADLDFLEELMGAAIDAGADRICAPDTVGHATPDRMLDIYARLSELGPTSTHTHDDLGLAVTNALVGVAAGADLVHGTINGIGERAGNVAIEEVAIALDHGYGVETLETERLYDLGQLVSTKTGVPLAPNKAVVGENAFTHESGIHTDGTLKDDAMYEPYPPEKVGRERRLVLGKHAGRAGVEAALAEHDIEVTDDELSEVVDRVKRLGDRGKRVTDADLLTIAEEVQGREHDRRVELVDLTAASGSGTPTASVRLEVDGTERVASGTGSGPVDAAIAAVRSALGSAADAQLESYHVDAITGGTDAVVTVEVEMSRNDRTVTVAASDSDITTASVRAMVDALDRLLADESEPVLADD; encoded by the coding sequence GTGACGACACTATTCGGGGACCACCCAGCGACTGCTCCCCTCGAAGACCAAGACGTACAGTTCCTAGATACGACGCTCCGTGACGGCGAGCAGGCACCCGGTATTTCTCTGACACCGGAGGAGAAGGCCGACATTGCCCGTGAGCTCGACGCGGCGAACGTCTCCGTCATCGAGGCCGGCAGCGCCTGTACGGGCCCCGGCGAACGGGAGACGATTGCCCGCGTGGCCGACCTCGGGCTTGACGCACGGGTAACGAGCTTCGCCCGCGGTGTCAAAAACGACATCGACCTCGCGGTCGACTGCGGTGTCGACGGTGTCAATCTCGTGGTACCAGCCAGCGACCGCCACGTCGAACAGAAGGTCGATACGACCCACGACGCCGTCGTCGAGAAGACGGTGGAACTCGTCGAGTACGCCACGGACCACGGCCTGTGGGTCGAAGTACTCGGCGAGGATGGCTCCCGCGCTGACCTCGACTTCCTCGAGGAGCTGATGGGCGCGGCTATCGATGCCGGCGCGGACCGCATCTGTGCGCCCGATACCGTCGGCCACGCTACGCCGGACCGGATGCTCGATATCTACGCACGGCTCTCGGAGCTCGGGCCGACCTCGACGCACACCCACGATGACCTCGGATTGGCGGTCACAAACGCCCTCGTCGGCGTCGCCGCCGGTGCCGACCTCGTCCACGGCACCATCAACGGCATCGGCGAACGGGCCGGCAACGTCGCCATCGAGGAGGTCGCTATCGCGTTGGACCACGGCTACGGCGTCGAAACGCTGGAGACCGAGCGGCTGTACGACCTCGGCCAGCTGGTTTCGACCAAGACCGGCGTCCCGCTGGCCCCGAACAAGGCCGTCGTCGGTGAAAACGCGTTCACCCACGAATCTGGCATTCACACCGATGGAACACTCAAAGACGATGCGATGTACGAGCCGTACCCGCCGGAGAAGGTCGGCCGAGAGCGCCGGCTCGTCCTCGGCAAGCACGCCGGTCGCGCGGGCGTCGAAGCGGCGCTGGCCGAACACGACATCGAAGTTACCGACGATGAACTCAGCGAAGTCGTCGACCGCGTCAAGCGGCTCGGCGACCGCGGCAAGCGCGTCACCGACGCCGACCTTCTCACCATTGCCGAGGAAGTACAGGGCCGCGAGCACGACCGCCGGGTCGAACTCGTCGACCTGACCGCTGCCTCCGGCAGTGGAACACCGACTGCGTCGGTACGACTGGAAGTCGACGGCACCGAACGCGTCGCATCCGGAACCGGCAGCGGCCCCGTCGACGCCGCCATCGCCGCCGTTCGGTCGGCGCTTGGCTCCGCCGCCGACGCACAGCTTGAGTCCTACCACGTCGACGCCATCACCGGCGGCACCGACGCCGTCGTCACCGTCGAAGTCGAGATGTCCCGCAACGACCGGACGGTCACCGTTGCGGCCTCCGACTCCGACATCACGACGGCGTCCGTTCGGGCGATGGTCGACGCCCTCGACCGGCTACTCGCCGACGAGAGCGAACCGGTCTTGGCCGACGACTAA